The proteins below come from a single Myxococcota bacterium genomic window:
- a CDS encoding AMP-binding protein: MRRTLFPRTATDPHALALDDGARTRTWAGLEDRVARFANGLRDDLGLAADDAIAVLMHNREEGIEAVLAGIAAGVWVTPINWHLAPAEVEYVARDCGAKAVFADVAHADVARRALAGTGARVLVAGDELDAWLDAASDAPPSLDGPAGGNMIYTSGTTGRPKGVKRARPPQLGAALDAQAAYARRIGLDGGGPHLVTGPLYHSSPLMMAIYEMQTGAPAIVMPRWDERAFLEIVDEREVRHSHLVPTMFVRLLRLPDDVRARSRRPALDRVLHGAAPISPATKRAMIDWWGPILTEYWGGTEGGVQTLIHADDWLAHPGSVGRALPMFEIWAADDDGRRLPPGEVGTLFARDERHAQPFAYHGDPAKTAEAIPAPHVFTLGDMGSVDADGYVFLADRKSNMIISGGVNIYPAEIEQVLVAHPAVADVAVFGVPDDEWGESVKAAVELAPGFAPSPDLEREIVAFAAERLARYKLPRSVDFERELPRHPSGKLYVRRLKERYWAGRDERI; this comes from the coding sequence ATGCGCCGCACGCTCTTCCCGCGCACCGCGACCGACCCGCACGCGCTCGCCCTCGACGACGGCGCGCGCACGCGCACGTGGGCCGGGCTCGAGGACCGCGTCGCGCGCTTCGCGAACGGCCTGCGCGACGACCTCGGGCTCGCCGCCGACGACGCGATCGCGGTGCTGATGCACAACCGCGAGGAAGGCATCGAGGCCGTGCTCGCCGGCATCGCCGCGGGCGTGTGGGTGACGCCGATCAACTGGCACCTCGCACCGGCCGAGGTCGAGTACGTCGCGCGCGACTGCGGCGCGAAGGCGGTGTTCGCCGACGTCGCGCACGCCGACGTCGCGCGGCGCGCGCTCGCGGGCACGGGCGCGCGCGTGCTCGTCGCCGGCGACGAGCTCGACGCCTGGCTCGACGCGGCCTCCGACGCGCCGCCGTCGCTCGACGGCCCGGCGGGCGGCAACATGATCTACACGAGCGGCACGACGGGCCGACCGAAGGGCGTGAAGCGCGCGCGCCCGCCGCAGCTCGGCGCCGCGCTCGACGCGCAGGCGGCCTACGCGCGGCGCATCGGGCTCGACGGCGGCGGCCCGCACCTCGTCACCGGCCCGCTCTACCACTCGTCGCCACTCATGATGGCGATCTACGAGATGCAGACGGGCGCGCCCGCGATCGTCATGCCGCGCTGGGACGAGCGCGCGTTCCTCGAGATCGTCGACGAGCGCGAGGTCCGCCACTCGCACCTCGTCCCGACGATGTTCGTGCGCCTCCTGCGCCTGCCCGACGACGTGCGCGCGCGCTCGCGCCGGCCGGCGCTCGACCGCGTGCTGCACGGCGCCGCGCCGATCTCGCCGGCGACGAAGCGCGCGATGATCGACTGGTGGGGGCCGATCCTCACCGAGTACTGGGGCGGCACCGAGGGCGGCGTGCAGACGCTCATCCACGCCGACGACTGGCTCGCGCACCCGGGCTCCGTCGGCCGCGCGCTCCCGATGTTCGAGATCTGGGCCGCCGACGACGACGGCCGGCGCCTCCCGCCCGGCGAGGTGGGCACGCTCTTCGCGCGCGACGAGCGCCACGCGCAGCCCTTCGCCTATCACGGCGATCCGGCGAAGACGGCCGAGGCGATCCCCGCCCCGCACGTCTTCACGCTCGGCGACATGGGCTCGGTCGACGCCGACGGCTACGTCTTCCTCGCCGATCGCAAGTCGAACATGATCATCTCGGGCGGCGTGAACATCTACCCGGCCGAGATCGAGCAGGTGCTCGTCGCGCACCCGGCCGTCGCCGACGTCGCGGTCTTCGGCGTGCCGGACGACGAGTGGGGCGAGAGCGTGAAGGCGGCCGTCGAGCTCGCGCCGGGCTTCGCGCCCTCGCCCGACCTCGAGCGGGAGATCGTCGCCTTCGCCGCCGAGCGCCTGGCCCGCTACAAGCTCCCGCGCTCGGTCGACTTCGAGCGCGAGCTGCCGCGCCACCCGTCCGGGAAGCTCTACGTGCGCCGGCTGAAGGAGCGCTACTGGGCCGGTCGCGACGAGCGCATCTGA
- a CDS encoding TonB-dependent receptor, which produces MTPDRCASRTALPVAALLVTVLLPLAAARADGSADVGTDDRPIERLVVSERHPTELAKAPGSLSAYSGEALRAAGVASTLDLPALVPGLVLTTNSIFAQPYVRGVGSDLISAGADSAVAVFVDGVYQPRPAGALFQLVDVERVEVAKGPRGTEWGRNATGGAIHVLTRAPERGFHVEGGARGGSFGAFESSGVVNVPVAGDAFALRVAGARGVSGGFAENRFGPEDDLDAVDYSVVRARLGTVGDGAVRVSLSGDYALDESTRGLTPKLRRPFSGSPAVALGGTVPGDARRVLLDVHPEARLELYGGALRLEIDAGPVTVESLTAVRGERMREALDLDGTELPFLANFPRERSVAWSQELVARGELGDRVEWLAGVFHLDEDAFQALDVRIANATRDEPMGHVDTRALGVFASARARVAGPLHLSAGVRYSDEERRIRYAERLNGAPIARFERSSRWDEWTPRVALELELGDDALVYASAERGFKAGGYNTTVPQTSPFAPETLWAYEVGARAALLGDRVHARAAAFYYDYDDIQLQVLAPPPSTIPFPLVRNAGKATIWGFELDSQAELAPWLRVDSSVAYLDATFDRLVAPNPNDATASPILDGQRMPKAPKLSLRAAAVATCAAGPGEIEALVEYRWQSAMFFDLFEDRLARQPAFDVWNARLAFATPDGGFEVAVFGRNLGDTLYAQSNVRLDGQLGNVFFWSPPRTFGAELALRY; this is translated from the coding sequence ATGACGCCCGACCGGTGCGCCTCGCGCACGGCCCTGCCCGTCGCCGCCCTGCTCGTCACCGTCCTCCTCCCGCTCGCCGCTGCGCGCGCCGACGGGAGCGCCGACGTCGGCACCGACGATCGCCCGATCGAGCGGCTCGTCGTGAGCGAGCGCCACCCGACCGAGCTCGCGAAGGCGCCGGGCTCGCTGTCCGCCTACTCCGGCGAGGCGCTGCGCGCGGCGGGCGTCGCGAGCACGCTCGACCTGCCTGCGCTCGTCCCGGGCCTCGTCCTCACGACGAACTCGATCTTCGCGCAGCCGTACGTGCGCGGCGTGGGGAGCGACCTCATCAGCGCCGGGGCCGACTCCGCGGTCGCCGTCTTCGTCGACGGCGTCTACCAGCCGCGACCCGCCGGCGCCCTCTTCCAGCTCGTCGACGTGGAGCGCGTCGAGGTCGCGAAGGGGCCGCGCGGCACCGAGTGGGGACGCAACGCGACGGGCGGTGCGATCCACGTCCTCACGCGCGCGCCCGAGCGCGGCTTCCACGTCGAGGGCGGCGCGCGCGGCGGGAGCTTCGGCGCCTTCGAGTCGAGCGGCGTCGTGAACGTGCCCGTGGCGGGCGACGCGTTCGCGCTGCGCGTCGCCGGGGCGCGCGGCGTGAGCGGCGGCTTCGCCGAGAACCGGTTCGGGCCGGAAGACGATCTCGACGCGGTCGACTACTCCGTCGTGCGCGCGCGCCTCGGCACGGTCGGCGACGGCGCCGTGCGGGTCTCGCTCTCCGGCGACTACGCGCTCGACGAGAGCACGCGCGGCCTCACGCCGAAGCTCCGCCGTCCGTTCTCGGGATCGCCAGCCGTCGCCCTCGGCGGCACGGTGCCGGGCGACGCGCGGCGCGTGCTCCTCGACGTGCACCCCGAAGCCCGGCTCGAGCTCTACGGTGGCGCGCTGCGTCTCGAGATCGACGCGGGGCCGGTGACCGTCGAGAGCCTGACGGCCGTGCGCGGCGAGCGGATGCGCGAGGCGCTCGACCTCGACGGCACCGAGCTGCCGTTCCTCGCGAACTTCCCGCGCGAGCGGTCGGTGGCGTGGAGCCAGGAGCTCGTCGCGCGCGGCGAGCTCGGCGACCGCGTCGAATGGCTGGCGGGCGTGTTCCATCTCGACGAGGACGCGTTCCAGGCGCTCGACGTGCGCATCGCGAACGCGACGCGCGACGAGCCGATGGGCCACGTCGACACGCGCGCGCTCGGCGTCTTCGCGAGCGCGCGCGCGCGCGTCGCAGGGCCGCTCCACCTCTCGGCCGGCGTGCGCTACAGCGACGAGGAGCGCCGCATCCGCTACGCGGAGCGCCTGAACGGCGCGCCGATCGCGCGCTTCGAGCGATCGAGCCGCTGGGACGAGTGGACGCCGCGCGTCGCCCTCGAGCTCGAGCTCGGCGACGACGCGCTCGTCTACGCCTCCGCGGAGCGAGGCTTCAAGGCGGGCGGGTACAACACGACCGTGCCGCAGACGTCGCCGTTCGCGCCCGAGACGCTCTGGGCCTACGAGGTCGGCGCGCGCGCCGCGCTGCTCGGCGACCGCGTCCACGCGCGCGCCGCGGCCTTCTACTACGACTACGACGACATCCAGCTGCAGGTGCTCGCCCCGCCGCCGTCGACGATTCCATTCCCCCTCGTGCGCAACGCCGGCAAGGCGACGATCTGGGGCTTCGAGCTCGACTCGCAGGCCGAGCTCGCGCCGTGGCTGCGCGTCGACTCGTCCGTCGCCTATCTCGACGCGACCTTCGACCGGCTCGTCGCGCCGAACCCGAACGATGCGACGGCCTCGCCGATCCTGGACGGCCAGCGCATGCCGAAGGCGCCGAAGCTCTCGCTGCGCGCGGCGGCCGTCGCGACCTGCGCCGCGGGCCCGGGCGAGATCGAGGCCCTCGTCGAGTACCGCTGGCAGTCGGCGATGTTCTTCGACCTGTTCGAGGACCGGCTCGCGCGGCAGCCCGCCTTCGACGTCTGGAACGCGCGGCTCGCCTTCGCGACCCCGGACGGCGGGTTCGAGGTCGCGGTCTTCGGGCGCAACCTCGGCGACACGCTCTACGCGCAGAGCAACGTGCGCCTCGACGGACAGCTCGGGAACGTCTTCTTCTGGTCGCCGCCGCGCACCTTCGGCGCCGAGCTCGCGCTGCGGTACTGA
- a CDS encoding helix-turn-helix transcriptional regulator codes for MDARSTALSLLETLYDGAALENGLERFADAWTRTLATPCIFSLRSTRTGEVNAHLGGMDAAWNDEYAAYYHTVDPVWDCVRGLPTGTVWSGESLTRSATDTQLEGLAIICDGVERHGMTFGPNHAVVLETEGPELVSCFLVSRFVDMPDVPPLAVELLDILAPHLVNARRLWQQLEAARAREARWLAALDALATPIAIVDERARVAFANRGAHALFGQGDGLDVRDGELWCADGRTRRALGAAIAGAVATSRGESLGAGGSFRVARPSGAPAFELFVSPLASATAGRALASRAGAAVVIHDPSRGPIEPSAHLAALYGLTPAEARLAAALATGHSLDESADALSITKETARTRLRRVFEKTGARRQGELIRKLVAGAHALRGRGGG; via the coding sequence GTGGACGCGCGCTCGACCGCTCTCTCGCTGCTCGAGACCCTGTACGACGGCGCCGCGCTCGAGAACGGGCTCGAGCGCTTCGCCGACGCGTGGACGCGCACGCTCGCCACGCCCTGCATCTTCTCGCTCCGCTCGACGCGGACGGGCGAGGTGAACGCGCACCTCGGCGGGATGGACGCGGCGTGGAACGACGAGTACGCCGCGTACTACCACACCGTCGATCCCGTCTGGGACTGCGTGCGCGGGCTGCCCACGGGCACCGTCTGGAGCGGTGAGTCGCTCACCCGCTCCGCGACCGACACGCAGCTCGAAGGCCTCGCGATCATCTGCGACGGCGTCGAGCGGCACGGCATGACGTTCGGGCCCAACCACGCCGTCGTCCTCGAGACCGAGGGGCCCGAGCTCGTCTCGTGCTTCCTCGTGTCGCGCTTCGTCGACATGCCGGACGTGCCGCCGCTCGCGGTCGAGCTGCTCGACATCCTGGCGCCGCACCTCGTGAACGCGCGGCGGCTCTGGCAGCAGCTCGAGGCCGCGCGCGCACGGGAGGCGCGCTGGCTCGCCGCGCTCGATGCGCTCGCGACACCGATCGCGATCGTCGACGAGCGCGCGCGCGTCGCGTTCGCGAACCGCGGCGCGCACGCACTCTTCGGGCAGGGCGACGGCCTCGACGTGCGCGACGGCGAGCTCTGGTGCGCGGATGGCCGCACGCGCCGCGCGCTCGGCGCGGCGATCGCGGGCGCGGTCGCGACGAGCCGCGGCGAATCCCTCGGCGCCGGCGGCAGCTTCCGCGTCGCGCGCCCCTCCGGCGCCCCGGCGTTCGAGCTCTTCGTCTCCCCGCTCGCGTCCGCCACCGCCGGGCGCGCCCTCGCCTCGCGCGCCGGCGCCGCCGTCGTCATCCACGACCCGAGCCGCGGCCCGATCGAGCCGAGCGCCCATCTCGCTGCGCTCTACGGCCTGACTCCGGCCGAGGCGCGCCTCGCCGCCGCGCTCGCGACCGGGCATTCGCTCGACGAGTCGGCCGACGCCCTTTCCATCACCAAGGAGACGGCGCGCACACGTCTGCGACGCGTGTTCGAGAAGACAGGGGCGCGGCGGCAAGGCGAGCTGATCCGCAAGCTCGTCGCCGGTGCCCACGCGCTGCGAGGGCGCGGGGGAGGTTAG
- a CDS encoding CoA-transferase, producing MDKRTTIAAAVDELRDGMTVGIGGWGSRRKPMAIVREILRRPLRDLTIVSYGGPDVGLLCKTGQAKKVVYGFVSLDSIPLEPHFRNARQQGTIEARELDEGMFQWGLYAAALRLPFLPTRAGLGSDVMRINPELRTVVSPYEDGEELVAMPALELDVAYVHMNRADVHGNAQFLGPDRFFDQLYCMAAKRAFVTCEKVVDTKQLLDEGGPLTLEINRSMVHGVVETPGGAHFTECPPDYERDEAFQKEYAATAKDDAAWEAFREKYLACESEEAYQEAVRAR from the coding sequence ATGGACAAGCGGACGACGATCGCGGCCGCGGTGGACGAGCTGCGCGACGGGATGACCGTCGGCATCGGCGGCTGGGGCTCGCGGCGCAAGCCGATGGCGATCGTGCGCGAGATCCTGCGCCGGCCGCTGCGCGATCTCACGATCGTGTCGTACGGCGGGCCGGACGTCGGGCTGCTGTGCAAGACCGGCCAGGCGAAGAAGGTCGTGTACGGGTTCGTGTCGCTCGACTCGATCCCGCTCGAGCCGCACTTCCGCAACGCGCGCCAGCAGGGGACGATCGAGGCGCGCGAGCTCGACGAGGGCATGTTCCAGTGGGGCCTGTACGCGGCCGCGCTGCGCCTGCCGTTCCTGCCGACGCGCGCCGGGCTCGGCAGCGACGTGATGCGCATCAACCCCGAGCTGCGCACCGTCGTGTCGCCCTACGAGGACGGCGAGGAGCTGGTCGCGATGCCGGCCCTCGAGCTCGACGTCGCCTACGTGCACATGAACCGCGCCGACGTCCATGGCAACGCGCAGTTCCTCGGGCCCGACCGCTTCTTCGATCAGCTCTACTGCATGGCCGCGAAGCGCGCCTTCGTGACGTGCGAGAAAGTCGTCGACACGAAGCAGCTGCTCGACGAGGGCGGGCCGCTCACGCTCGAGATCAACCGCTCGATGGTGCACGGCGTCGTCGAGACGCCCGGCGGTGCGCACTTCACCGAGTGCCCGCCCGACTACGAACGCGACGAGGCCTTCCAGAAGGAGTACGCGGCGACCGCGAAGGACGACGCGGCCTGGGAGGCGTTCCGGGAGAAGTACCTCGCGTGCGAGAGCGAGGAGGCCTACCAGGAGGCGGTGCGGGCGCGATGA
- a CDS encoding CoA-transferase — MSDITRADVCAVAIAETFRGDGEILASPIGTLPQIGAKLARRTFEPDLLMTDGVAYLRADTAPLGAPAAEPVVEGMMNYRFVFDTLWWGRRHVMMGATQVDRYGNQNIACIGDPAKPKAQLLGMRGAPGNTINHTTSYWVPNHGPKVFVAKVDVVSGVGYDRAQKLHPRSRRFHEIRRVVSNLGVFDFETEDRRMRLRSVHPGVAVDEVVAATGFELVVPADVPESRLPTADELAILRELDPKQLGTREVPG, encoded by the coding sequence ATGAGCGACATCACGAGAGCCGACGTGTGCGCCGTCGCGATCGCCGAGACGTTCCGCGGCGACGGCGAGATCCTCGCGAGCCCGATCGGCACGCTGCCGCAGATCGGCGCGAAGCTCGCGCGCCGCACCTTCGAGCCCGACCTGCTCATGACGGACGGCGTCGCCTACCTGCGCGCCGACACCGCGCCGCTCGGCGCGCCCGCCGCCGAGCCCGTCGTCGAGGGCATGATGAACTACCGCTTCGTGTTCGACACGCTGTGGTGGGGCCGGCGGCACGTGATGATGGGCGCGACGCAGGTCGACCGGTACGGCAACCAGAACATCGCGTGCATCGGCGACCCGGCGAAGCCGAAGGCGCAGCTGCTCGGCATGCGCGGCGCCCCGGGCAACACGATCAACCACACGACGAGCTACTGGGTGCCGAACCACGGCCCGAAGGTCTTCGTCGCGAAGGTCGACGTCGTCTCGGGCGTCGGGTACGACCGCGCGCAGAAGCTCCACCCGCGCTCGCGCCGCTTCCACGAGATCCGCCGCGTCGTGTCGAACCTCGGCGTCTTCGACTTCGAGACGGAGGATCGGCGCATGCGCCTGCGCTCCGTGCACCCGGGCGTCGCGGTCGACGAGGTCGTGGCCGCGACGGGCTTCGAGCTCGTCGTCCCGGCCGACGTGCCGGAGTCGCGCCTGCCCACGGCCGACGAGCTCGCCATCCTGCGCGAGCTCGACCCGAAGCAGCTCGGCACGCGCGAAGTGCCGGGCTAG
- a CDS encoding nitronate monooxygenase — protein sequence MPATIATPLTDMLGIDMPVVQTAMGWVATPELVAATCNAGGIGFLATASLVPSEVDAALRRVEELTSRPFGVNVLMDAPGADRIVDAMIEHRVAVASYNRAPNAAMIQRLKDAGARCIPTIGLAKHARKAIDLGADAVVVQGSEGGGHTGPIPTSLLIPDVIDAVNGRIPVIAAGGFRDGAGLVAALAWGASGIAMGTRFLMTKESPLLPATEERYVKAQLADVYVTTEIDGLPQRCIENELLRALQGSGPLNKLLHALETALEYRKASGASILEILRSGLAMKRSQGLTWSQVLMAANAPMLAKRAMVDGDPKRGYLPSGQVAGLIEDRPTVAELMDRIRREALARLDALAALRAQGD from the coding sequence ATGCCCGCGACGATCGCGACACCGCTCACGGACATGCTCGGCATCGACATGCCCGTCGTGCAGACGGCGATGGGCTGGGTGGCGACGCCCGAGCTCGTGGCCGCGACGTGCAACGCCGGCGGCATCGGCTTCCTCGCGACGGCGAGCCTCGTGCCGAGCGAGGTCGACGCCGCGCTGCGGCGCGTCGAGGAGCTCACGAGCCGGCCGTTCGGCGTGAACGTGCTGATGGACGCGCCGGGCGCGGACCGCATCGTCGACGCGATGATCGAGCACCGCGTCGCGGTGGCGAGCTACAACCGCGCGCCGAACGCGGCCATGATCCAGCGGCTCAAGGACGCGGGCGCGCGCTGCATCCCGACGATCGGGCTCGCCAAGCACGCGCGCAAGGCGATCGACCTCGGCGCCGACGCCGTCGTCGTGCAGGGCAGCGAGGGCGGCGGCCACACGGGCCCGATCCCGACGTCGCTGCTCATTCCCGACGTAATCGACGCCGTGAACGGGCGCATTCCGGTGATCGCCGCAGGCGGCTTCCGCGACGGTGCGGGGCTCGTCGCCGCGCTCGCGTGGGGTGCCTCGGGCATCGCGATGGGCACGCGCTTCCTGATGACCAAGGAGAGCCCGCTCCTCCCGGCGACGGAAGAACGTTATGTGAAGGCGCAGCTCGCGGACGTCTACGTGACGACGGAGATCGACGGCCTGCCGCAGCGCTGCATCGAGAACGAGCTGCTGCGCGCGCTCCAGGGCAGCGGCCCGCTCAACAAGCTCCTGCACGCGCTCGAGACGGCGCTCGAGTACCGCAAGGCGAGCGGCGCATCGATCCTCGAGATCCTCCGCTCGGGCCTCGCGATGAAGCGCAGCCAGGGGCTCACGTGGTCGCAGGTGCTGATGGCCGCGAACGCGCCCATGCTCGCGAAGCGCGCGATGGTCGACGGCGACCCGAAGCGCGGCTACCTGCCGAGCGGGCAGGTCGCGGGCCTGATCGAGGACCGACCGACGGTCGCCGAGCTGATGGATCGCATCCGCCGCGAAGCGCTCGCGCGCCTCGACGCGCTCGCCGCGCTGCGCGCCCAAGGAGACTGA
- a CDS encoding enoyl-CoA hydratase family protein has translation MPFDLRIDAGIAELVWNFPPVNAFKAAEWLELAARVREIGANPNVNCLVLAAEGRGFQCGVDVKELAADGNVIIAANRGCRESFGAIYDCPFPTIAACHGFVLGGGIGIAGSCDVVIASDDATFGMPEIDRGALGAATHLRRLFPEQKARRMFMTGEPIDAREAYRVGALEAVVPRAELRDAARALARKFAAKSPLALRLAKESLNGIELLDPKRSYRYEQGFTLELYSSPDSQEARDAFVGKRAAKFEG, from the coding sequence ATGCCGTTCGACCTGCGGATCGATGCCGGCATCGCCGAGCTCGTCTGGAACTTCCCGCCGGTGAACGCCTTCAAGGCGGCCGAGTGGCTCGAGCTCGCCGCGCGCGTGCGCGAGATCGGCGCGAACCCGAACGTGAACTGTCTCGTGCTCGCGGCCGAAGGGCGCGGCTTCCAGTGCGGCGTCGACGTGAAGGAGCTCGCGGCCGACGGCAACGTGATCATCGCGGCGAACCGCGGCTGCCGCGAGTCGTTCGGCGCGATCTACGACTGCCCGTTCCCGACGATCGCGGCCTGCCACGGCTTCGTGCTCGGCGGCGGGATCGGCATCGCGGGCTCGTGCGACGTCGTGATCGCGAGCGACGACGCGACGTTCGGCATGCCCGAGATCGATCGCGGCGCGCTCGGCGCGGCGACGCACCTGCGCCGGCTCTTCCCCGAGCAGAAGGCGCGGCGGATGTTCATGACGGGCGAGCCGATCGACGCGCGCGAGGCCTATCGCGTGGGCGCGCTCGAAGCGGTGGTTCCGCGCGCCGAGCTTCGCGACGCGGCGCGCGCGCTGGCCCGGAAGTTCGCGGCGAAGAGCCCGCTCGCGCTGCGGCTCGCGAAGGAGTCGCTCAACGGCATCGAGCTGCTCGACCCCAAGCGCAGCTACCGCTACGAGCAGGGCTTCACGCTCGAGCTCTACAGCTCGCCCGATTCCCAGGAAGCGCGCGACGCCTTCGTCGGGAAGCGCGCTGCGAAGTTCGAAGGGTAG
- a CDS encoding acetyl-CoA C-acetyltransferase — translation MPEAFIVDAVRTPVGRRGGGLSQVHSADLGAHSIQALMDRTGVDPGAVEDVIFGCCDTIGSQAGDIARTCWVVAGLPDHVPGVTVDRQCGSGQQAVHFAAQAVMAGVNDLVVAGGVQSMSQIPISSAMTCAEHLGFTDPFRQSKGWVARYGDGEVSQFGSAERIAVKWNCSREDLEAFALESHRRAIAAIDSGKFADEIAPLGDCAVDEGPRRDTSPEKMAKLATLPGCERITAAVSSQLSDASAALLIASERAVKEHGLTPRARIHHMSVRADDPVWMLTAPIPATAYAMKRAGMTLDQIDAVEINEAFASVVLAWLKETGYDPARTNPNGGAIALGHPIGATGARLMTTLLGELERTGGRYGLQTMCEGGGQANVTILERL, via the coding sequence ATGCCCGAAGCCTTCATCGTCGACGCGGTGCGCACGCCCGTCGGCCGCCGCGGCGGCGGCCTCTCGCAGGTGCACTCGGCCGACCTCGGCGCGCACTCGATCCAGGCGCTGATGGACCGCACGGGCGTCGACCCGGGCGCGGTCGAGGACGTGATCTTCGGCTGCTGCGACACGATCGGCTCGCAGGCGGGCGACATCGCGCGCACGTGCTGGGTGGTGGCGGGGCTTCCCGATCACGTTCCGGGCGTCACCGTCGATCGCCAGTGCGGCTCGGGCCAGCAGGCCGTGCACTTCGCCGCGCAGGCGGTGATGGCGGGCGTGAACGACCTCGTCGTCGCGGGCGGCGTGCAGAGCATGTCGCAGATCCCGATCTCGTCGGCGATGACCTGCGCCGAGCACCTCGGCTTCACCGACCCCTTCCGCCAGAGCAAGGGCTGGGTCGCGCGCTACGGCGACGGCGAGGTCTCGCAGTTCGGGTCGGCCGAGCGGATCGCCGTGAAGTGGAACTGCTCGCGGGAGGATCTCGAAGCCTTCGCGCTCGAGAGCCACCGGCGCGCGATCGCCGCCATCGATTCGGGGAAGTTCGCCGACGAGATCGCGCCGCTCGGCGACTGCGCGGTCGACGAAGGCCCGCGCCGCGACACGTCGCCCGAGAAGATGGCGAAGCTCGCGACGCTTCCCGGCTGCGAGCGCATCACGGCCGCCGTCTCGAGCCAGCTCTCGGACGCATCGGCCGCGCTCCTGATCGCGAGCGAGCGCGCGGTGAAGGAGCACGGCCTCACGCCGCGCGCGCGCATCCACCACATGAGCGTGCGCGCCGACGACCCGGTGTGGATGCTGACGGCGCCGATCCCGGCCACGGCCTACGCCATGAAGCGGGCCGGCATGACGCTCGACCAGATCGACGCGGTCGAGATCAACGAGGCCTTCGCCTCGGTCGTGCTCGCGTGGCTGAAGGAGACCGGCTACGACCCGGCGAGGACGAACCCGAACGGCGGCGCGATCGCACTCGGCCATCCGATCGGCGCGACCGGCGCGCGGCTCATGACCACGTTGCTCGGCGAGCTCGAGCGCACCGGCGGGCGCTACGGCCTGCAGACGATGTGCGAAGGCGGCGGCCAGGCGAACGTCACGATCCTCGAGCGGCTGTAG
- a CDS encoding SDR family oxidoreductase, producing the protein MGICDGRVVIVTGGARGLGRAHCLAFAAEGAKVVVNDIGVELDGSGGGTGPAGELVEQIRGMGGEAIANGADVADWAQAKAMIDQAVSAFGRLDVVVNNAGVVRDRMFVNATEEEFDFVTRVHLKGHFAVARHAAAHWRDRAKAGDQVDARIINTSSGAGLQGSVGQAVYGAAKGAIATLTLVQAAELARYGITANAIAPSARTRMTEEVFAADMAKPGEGVFDVAAPENVSPLVVWLGSPESRDVTGRVFEVKGGRIAVSDGWRDDAEVDKGSRWNPDEVGAAVHQILSKAPAPQKCYGT; encoded by the coding sequence ATGGGCATCTGTGACGGACGCGTCGTGATCGTGACCGGCGGCGCGCGCGGCCTCGGTCGCGCGCACTGCCTCGCCTTCGCGGCCGAGGGCGCGAAGGTGGTCGTCAACGACATCGGCGTCGAGCTCGACGGCTCGGGCGGCGGCACGGGCCCGGCCGGCGAGCTCGTCGAGCAGATCCGCGGCATGGGCGGCGAGGCGATCGCGAACGGCGCCGACGTTGCCGACTGGGCGCAGGCGAAGGCGATGATCGACCAGGCCGTCTCGGCGTTCGGCCGACTCGACGTCGTCGTGAACAACGCGGGCGTCGTGCGCGACCGCATGTTCGTGAACGCGACCGAGGAGGAGTTCGACTTCGTGACGCGCGTGCACCTGAAGGGGCACTTCGCCGTCGCGCGCCACGCGGCCGCCCACTGGCGCGACCGCGCGAAGGCCGGCGACCAGGTCGATGCGCGCATCATCAACACGAGCTCGGGCGCGGGGCTGCAGGGGAGCGTCGGCCAGGCGGTGTACGGCGCCGCGAAGGGCGCGATCGCGACGCTCACGCTGGTGCAGGCGGCGGAGCTCGCGCGTTACGGCATCACCGCCAACGCGATCGCGCCGTCCGCGCGCACGCGCATGACGGAGGAGGTGTTCGCGGCCGACATGGCGAAGCCCGGCGAGGGCGTCTTCGACGTCGCCGCGCCCGAGAATGTCTCGCCGCTCGTCGTCTGGCTCGGCAGCCCCGAGTCGCGCGACGTGACGGGCCGCGTGTTCGAGGTGAAGGGCGGGCGCATCGCCGTCTCGGACGGCTGGCGCGACGACGCCGAGGTCGACAAGGGCTCGCGCTGGAACCCGGACGAAGTCGGCGCCGCGGTGCACCAGATCCTGTCCAAGGCTCCCGCGCCGCAGAAGTGCTACGGGACCTAG